In Ectothiorhodospira sp. BSL-9, a single window of DNA contains:
- a CDS encoding C40 family peptidase has protein sequence MARSLQGAIILTLGVTLMACVATPERPEASLAPSDPESLSEQRAGVVFAALNQVGTPYQYGGQSPREGFDCSGLVWYTHRHMGLSVPRTTREQSGQIQRVSTRSLEPGDLLFFRTKGSGPSHVSIYIGDGQFVHAPSSGRPVSTERLDNPYWSRRFLHAGHYYEQE, from the coding sequence ATGGCCCGCTCCCTCCAGGGAGCGATCATCCTGACGCTCGGCGTGACCCTGATGGCCTGTGTTGCGACACCGGAGCGCCCGGAAGCTTCACTGGCGCCCAGCGACCCCGAGTCACTTTCAGAACAACGTGCAGGGGTGGTGTTCGCCGCCCTGAACCAGGTGGGCACCCCCTATCAGTATGGTGGCCAATCCCCCCGAGAGGGCTTCGACTGCAGCGGCCTGGTCTGGTACACCCATCGGCACATGGGTCTTTCCGTGCCCCGCACCACCCGCGAGCAAAGTGGCCAGATCCAGAGGGTGTCCACCCGGTCACTGGAGCCCGGTGACCTGCTGTTTTTCCGCACCAAGGGCTCAGGCCCGAGCCATGTGAGCATCTACATCGGCGACGGTCAGTTCGTGCACGCCCCATCCAGCGGACGCCCGGTGAGCACGGAGCGCCTGGACAACCCCTACTGGAGCCGCCGCTTCCTGCATGCCGGGCATTACTACGAGCAGGAATGA
- a CDS encoding agmatine/peptidylarginine deiminase, whose protein sequence is MRRILPPEWAPQDGVMLTWPHEDSDWAPILPEAEDVFACIAREVTRRESLIVACRDEEHEIHVCRELAQSQVDMRRVTTALAPGNDTWARDHGPLTLLEDDIPVMLDFTFNGWGGKYPAEADNRITAHLHDQGVFGERALRPVDFVLEGGSIESDGLGTILTTRCCLLTPSRNPGLDATAVEAVLKRELGAQRVLWLEHGHLEGDDTDGHVDTLARLCSPDTIAHVVCEDPEDPHHGPLLAMTRELAALRTPQGHPYRLIPLPLPAPIHNEDGQRLPATHANFLIINGAVLVPTYNDPNDEVALEALAGVFPEREIIGIDCRALIRQFGSLHCVTMQIPSSP, encoded by the coding sequence ATGAGACGAATCCTTCCCCCTGAGTGGGCGCCGCAGGATGGCGTGATGCTCACCTGGCCCCATGAGGATTCCGACTGGGCCCCCATTCTCCCCGAGGCGGAGGATGTGTTTGCATGCATCGCCCGGGAGGTGACCCGCCGGGAATCCCTTATCGTGGCTTGCCGGGACGAGGAGCACGAGATTCACGTCTGTCGCGAACTGGCCCAGTCCCAGGTGGACATGCGGCGGGTGACCACGGCCCTGGCACCGGGGAATGATACCTGGGCCCGGGATCATGGCCCACTGACCCTCCTGGAAGACGACATCCCGGTCATGCTGGATTTCACCTTCAACGGCTGGGGGGGCAAGTATCCCGCGGAGGCAGACAATCGCATCACCGCCCACCTGCATGATCAGGGGGTCTTCGGCGAGCGTGCCCTGCGGCCGGTGGATTTTGTCCTGGAGGGGGGGTCCATCGAATCCGATGGCCTGGGCACGATCCTGACCACCCGCTGCTGCCTGCTGACCCCCTCGCGCAATCCTGGCCTGGACGCCACGGCCGTGGAGGCGGTGCTCAAACGTGAACTGGGTGCGCAACGGGTGCTGTGGCTGGAGCATGGCCATCTGGAGGGGGATGATACCGACGGCCATGTGGACACCCTGGCCCGCCTGTGCAGCCCGGATACCATTGCCCATGTGGTCTGCGAAGACCCGGAGGACCCGCATCACGGCCCGTTGCTGGCCATGACCCGGGAACTGGCCGCCCTGCGCACGCCCCAGGGGCATCCCTATCGTCTGATTCCCCTGCCCCTGCCGGCCCCCATCCACAACGAGGATGGGCAGCGCCTGCCCGCCACGCATGCCAATTTTCTGATCATCAACGGGGCCGTGCTGGTGCCCACCTACAACGACCCCAACGACGAGGTGGCGCTGGAGGCATTGGCGGGTGTGTTTCCGGAGCGGGAGATCATCGGCATCGACTGCCGGGCGCTGATCCGGCAGTTCGGGAGCCTGCATTGTGTGACCATGCAGATTCCATCGTCCCCTTAG
- a CDS encoding bifunctional aminoglycoside phosphotransferase/ATP-binding protein produces the protein MTDQQTLQRRLIRTLEQPHAYPHPVDEVERIETHISTVLLAGDFAYKIKKPLDLGFLNFTQLERRRFYCEEELRLNRRLAPGIYDDVVAFSGSPEEPVFNGQDAPFEYAVRMKRFDTSLMLDHLQSEGHLPIERMEDMARRVATFHDRIAVAPPESDYGEPEKVLQPMQQNFEQIRRLLSDTERLAQLERVETWTLERFEALRPLLVERKQRGFIRECHGDMHLGNMALVDDEPTLFDGIEFNPFMRWIDIVSEVAFLTMDLKDRGAPAHANRFLNIWLEHTGDYRGMRLLDFYQAYRAMVRAKVAVIRLGQNELPEDERERLTRECHAYLDLAEGFTRPRGKALFINHGFSGSGKTTLSQPLMEAIDALRVRSDVERKRMSGIRPTERRSNGTNQGLYSPDLTERTYGRLAELALEVLEAGYPVIVDATFLKTAQRARFAELARTRGLPFRVLDYRADPEQLRAHIAERTQAGDDASDADMSVVNHQLDSHEPLLPAEPVITIDTTTPLPLEQVQQALASTTDDPLGPAGPGR, from the coding sequence ATGACCGATCAACAGACCCTACAGCGGCGGCTGATCCGCACCCTCGAGCAGCCCCATGCGTACCCCCATCCCGTGGATGAGGTGGAACGCATAGAGACTCACATCTCCACGGTGCTGCTGGCGGGCGATTTCGCCTACAAGATCAAGAAACCCCTGGATCTGGGCTTTCTGAACTTCACGCAGCTGGAGCGCCGTCGGTTCTATTGCGAAGAGGAGCTGCGCCTGAACCGACGCCTCGCTCCCGGGATCTACGACGATGTGGTGGCCTTCTCCGGCAGCCCGGAGGAGCCGGTATTCAATGGCCAGGATGCCCCCTTCGAGTATGCCGTGCGCATGAAGCGCTTCGACACCTCGCTGATGCTGGACCACCTGCAATCCGAGGGTCACCTGCCCATCGAGCGCATGGAAGACATGGCCCGCCGGGTGGCCACCTTCCATGACAGGATCGCCGTGGCCCCACCGGAGAGCGACTACGGGGAACCGGAGAAGGTGCTCCAACCCATGCAGCAGAACTTCGAGCAGATCCGCAGGCTGCTCAGCGATACCGAGCGGCTGGCGCAACTGGAACGTGTGGAAACCTGGACCCTGGAGCGCTTTGAGGCACTCCGGCCTCTGCTGGTGGAGCGCAAGCAGCGCGGCTTCATCCGCGAATGCCACGGGGACATGCATCTGGGCAACATGGCCCTGGTGGATGATGAGCCCACGCTGTTCGACGGGATCGAATTCAACCCCTTCATGCGCTGGATCGATATCGTCAGCGAAGTGGCCTTCCTCACCATGGACCTCAAGGATCGGGGTGCCCCGGCCCATGCCAATCGTTTTCTGAATATCTGGCTGGAACACACGGGAGACTACCGGGGCATGCGTCTGCTGGATTTTTATCAGGCCTACCGGGCCATGGTGCGGGCCAAGGTGGCAGTGATCCGCCTGGGACAGAACGAACTGCCCGAGGACGAACGGGAACGGCTCACCCGGGAATGCCACGCCTATCTGGACCTGGCGGAGGGCTTCACAAGACCCCGTGGCAAGGCCCTGTTCATCAATCATGGCTTTTCCGGCAGCGGCAAGACCACCCTGAGTCAGCCACTGATGGAGGCCATTGATGCCCTGCGTGTGCGCTCCGACGTGGAACGCAAGCGCATGTCCGGTATCCGCCCCACCGAGCGGCGCAGCAACGGGACCAACCAGGGCCTGTATTCACCGGACCTGACGGAACGAACCTATGGGCGACTGGCAGAACTGGCCCTGGAAGTGCTGGAGGCCGGCTATCCGGTGATTGTGGATGCCACCTTCCTCAAGACGGCCCAGCGGGCACGCTTTGCCGAACTGGCCCGAACCCGTGGACTGCCCTTTCGGGTACTGGACTACCGGGCCGACCCAGAACAGTTACGGGCCCATATTGCCGAGCGCACCCAAGCTGGCGACGATGCCTCCGATGCCGACATGAGCGTGGTCAACCATCAACTGGACAGCCATGAGCCCCTGCTGCCCGCCGAGCCGGTGATCACCATCGATACCACCACCCCACTCCCGCTGGAGCAGGTGCAACAAGCCCTGGCATCGACCACAGACGACCCGCTCGGGCCCGCCGGTCCGGGCAGATGA
- the sfsA gene encoding DNA/RNA nuclease SfsA, translating to MILPDPLIPGTLRKRYKRFLADVTLDDGQEITAHCPNTGSMMGCMEPGSRVWLSRSDDPKRKYPHTWELVEARQGVLVGIHTGRSNALVEEAIRNSLLPTLASPTELRREVRYGRLRSRIDLLLTLDDTHCYVEVKNVTAAVDNGVAIFPDAVSTRGTRHLQELMAMVEDGHRAALVFCVQREDVTRVRPADEIDPDYGHWLRRAAQAGVEILALGARVSPREIILNHAIPVDLE from the coding sequence ATGATCCTGCCCGACCCCCTCATCCCTGGCACCCTGCGAAAGCGCTACAAGCGCTTCCTCGCCGACGTCACGCTCGACGATGGCCAGGAAATCACCGCCCATTGTCCCAACACCGGCTCCATGATGGGCTGCATGGAACCCGGCTCCCGGGTCTGGCTCAGCCGCAGCGATGACCCCAAACGCAAGTACCCCCATACCTGGGAACTGGTCGAGGCCCGGCAAGGCGTCCTGGTGGGCATCCACACCGGTCGCAGCAATGCCCTGGTGGAAGAGGCCATCCGCAACAGCCTCCTGCCCACCCTGGCCAGCCCCACGGAGCTGCGCCGGGAGGTCCGCTACGGCCGCCTCCGCAGTCGCATCGATTTATTGCTCACCCTGGATGACACCCACTGTTACGTGGAGGTGAAGAACGTTACGGCAGCCGTGGACAACGGCGTCGCCATCTTTCCCGACGCCGTCTCCACCCGGGGCACCCGCCACCTGCAGGAGTTGATGGCCATGGTCGAGGACGGCCACCGGGCTGCGCTGGTCTTCTGCGTGCAGCGCGAGGATGTCACCCGCGTGCGCCCCGCCGACGAGATCGACCCGGACTACGGCCACTGGCTGCGACGCGCCGCCCAGGCCGGCGTGGAGATCCTGGCCCTGGGTGCCCGGGTATCCCCACGGGAGATCATCCTGAACCACGCAATACCGGTGGATCTGGAATGA
- a CDS encoding nuclear transport factor 2 family protein encodes MKDVMEASARRYAGFFTHLKETDLDRLGEIFTPDARFKDPFNDVSGLDGIEMVFRHMFRNCPAPRFYIHAWAVKDNTAYFHWRFTDREDDGVSGMRLDVDGMSRVLFNDSGLVISHVDYWDAAEYLYEQIPVLSAAIRFVKRRITA; translated from the coding sequence ATGAAGGATGTCATGGAGGCCTCGGCACGCCGGTACGCCGGCTTCTTCACCCATCTCAAGGAGACGGATCTGGATCGGCTGGGGGAGATTTTCACGCCCGACGCCCGTTTCAAGGACCCCTTCAACGACGTGAGCGGGCTGGACGGGATCGAGATGGTGTTCCGCCATATGTTCCGGAACTGTCCCGCGCCGCGCTTTTACATCCACGCCTGGGCGGTGAAGGACAACACCGCCTATTTCCACTGGCGTTTCACCGACCGGGAAGACGACGGCGTGAGCGGCATGCGTCTGGATGTGGATGGCATGAGCCGGGTGCTCTTCAACGACTCCGGCCTGGTCATCAGTCATGTGGATTACTGGGACGCGGCCGAATACCTCTATGAACAGATCCCTGTCCTGTCGGCAGCCATCCGGTTCGTGAAGCGCCGTATCACGGCCTGA
- a CDS encoding DUF302 domain-containing protein, translated as MPRTLILLAALMGLILAAPIHAAEPHRDTEHMRVYSIEGDFEWYREALEMAIVDRGIVINNVAHIGAMLSRTGADVGGEALFKDAQALEFCSAGLSRQMMETDPHNIVFCPYVVAVYETVDEPGVIHLGYRRPALVGDADSRQALQAVEDLLDEIVREALTF; from the coding sequence ATGCCACGCACCCTCATCCTCCTGGCCGCCCTCATGGGCCTCATCCTCGCCGCCCCCATTCACGCCGCAGAACCGCATCGGGACACCGAGCACATGCGCGTTTACAGTATTGAAGGGGATTTCGAGTGGTATCGGGAGGCCCTGGAGATGGCCATCGTCGATCGAGGCATCGTCATCAACAACGTGGCCCATATCGGCGCCATGCTCTCGCGTACAGGGGCGGATGTGGGGGGCGAGGCCCTGTTCAAGGACGCCCAGGCCCTGGAATTCTGCAGTGCCGGGCTGTCGCGGCAGATGATGGAGACCGACCCCCACAACATCGTCTTCTGCCCCTACGTGGTGGCCGTATATGAGACCGTGGACGAACCCGGCGTGATCCACCTGGGTTATCGGCGACCAGCGCTGGTGGGAGACGCGGACTCCCGCCAGGCCCTGCAGGCCGTGGAAGATCTGCTCGATGAGATCGTGCGCGAGGCCCTGACGTTCTGA
- the mrcB gene encoding penicillin-binding protein 1B, which produces MAKRTTRRTAPRKDSKDSKSSSRRGPGSRASRSKGRSHRRSRLGIALAFTALLGLGALVGLGGYTLHLDQQIRSQFEGKRWSLPARVFARPLEIYVGLDLDRETLEQELQLLHYHPGQEGGGRYARQGGGVVLHTRGFPFADSYEPPRRVRVSFSDGRVSGLEDLEEGNSLPLLRLEPALIANIYPSHGEDRLLVQLDDVPEELIRTLLTVEDRKFYEHRGVDPAGIARAALANLRAGRTVQGGSTLTQQLVKNYFLTHDRSWGRKFNEAIMALLLEWRYDKDEILEAYLNEVFLGQDGMRAIHGVGMASQFYFQRQLSELSTAEMALLVGIIRGPSFYDPRRRPERAMERRNLVLALLESEGHLESDQARAARERPLNVSANPPSGVTPFPAFVQLLRDQLRRDYRDADLQEEGLLIFTTLDPIKQLATEQALVRRLARLEQDRGLPEGALQGAVVVTRPDNGEVLAVVGDRQVRQAGFNRALQARRPVGSVIKPMVYLAALSHPHRYSLATLLEDEPLTVELDNGDTWSPRNASREFYGQVTAQESLVRSYNVATTRLGMDLGVGRVVEQMRRLGIRQDLPAYPSLLLGAVDMSPLEVTGLYQGLASGGYYVPLRAIREVMDREGQLLQRYSLSLRQAADEKAVYLVTAALHEVTRSGTGRRLQSSLPEDLAVAGKTGTTGEMRDAWFAGYSGDALVVVWVGRDDNQPMGLTGSSGALPVWSDVMQAVSRRGLVPSVPEGVAWRLIDAKTGLLAEEDCETAQWMPFIDGSAPTQRSECGVQTPPQEESQPRWLFGGGQ; this is translated from the coding sequence ATGGCAAAACGAACCACCCGGCGCACGGCGCCCAGGAAGGACAGCAAGGACAGCAAGTCCAGTTCCCGACGTGGACCGGGTAGCCGGGCATCCCGCAGCAAGGGCCGCAGTCACCGCCGCTCCCGGCTGGGCATCGCGTTGGCGTTCACCGCCCTGCTGGGGCTGGGGGCCCTGGTGGGGTTGGGGGGCTACACCCTGCATCTGGATCAACAGATTCGCTCCCAGTTCGAGGGCAAACGCTGGTCACTGCCGGCCCGGGTCTTTGCCCGTCCGCTGGAGATCTATGTGGGCCTGGATCTGGACCGCGAGACCCTGGAACAGGAACTCCAGTTGCTGCACTACCATCCTGGGCAGGAGGGCGGCGGACGTTATGCCCGCCAGGGTGGCGGTGTGGTCCTCCATACCCGCGGATTTCCCTTCGCCGACAGCTACGAGCCTCCCCGTCGCGTGCGCGTGTCCTTCAGTGATGGCCGCGTGAGCGGGCTTGAGGACCTGGAGGAAGGCAACTCGCTACCCTTGCTGCGCCTGGAACCGGCGCTGATCGCCAATATCTATCCCAGCCACGGCGAGGATCGCCTGCTGGTGCAACTGGACGATGTACCCGAGGAACTGATCCGCACCCTGCTCACGGTGGAGGACCGGAAGTTTTACGAACACCGGGGCGTGGATCCGGCGGGTATTGCCCGGGCGGCCCTGGCCAACCTGCGGGCGGGGCGCACCGTACAGGGTGGCAGCACCCTGACCCAGCAGTTGGTGAAGAACTACTTTCTCACCCACGATCGCAGTTGGGGGCGCAAATTCAACGAGGCCATCATGGCCCTGCTGCTGGAGTGGCGCTACGACAAGGACGAGATCCTCGAGGCCTATCTCAATGAGGTCTTTCTGGGCCAGGACGGTATGCGGGCCATCCATGGGGTGGGCATGGCCAGTCAGTTCTATTTTCAGCGTCAACTGAGTGAACTGAGCACCGCCGAGATGGCCCTGCTGGTGGGCATCATCCGTGGTCCCAGTTTCTATGATCCACGCCGCCGGCCCGAGCGGGCCATGGAGCGCCGTAATCTGGTACTCGCCCTGCTGGAGTCGGAGGGCCATCTGGAAAGCGATCAGGCTCGCGCAGCGCGGGAGCGCCCGCTGAACGTCAGTGCCAACCCGCCGTCCGGAGTGACGCCGTTCCCGGCTTTCGTGCAGCTGCTCAGGGATCAGTTGCGTCGGGATTACCGGGACGCGGACCTGCAGGAAGAGGGCTTGCTGATCTTCACCACCCTGGATCCCATCAAGCAACTGGCCACGGAGCAGGCCCTGGTGCGTCGTCTGGCGCGCCTGGAACAGGACCGGGGGCTGCCCGAGGGGGCTCTGCAGGGGGCCGTGGTGGTCACCCGTCCCGACAATGGTGAGGTACTGGCCGTGGTGGGGGATCGCCAGGTGCGTCAGGCGGGTTTCAATCGGGCGCTGCAGGCCCGCCGGCCCGTGGGGTCGGTGATCAAGCCGATGGTGTATCTGGCGGCCCTGTCCCATCCGCATCGCTATTCACTGGCCACGCTCCTGGAAGACGAGCCCCTCACCGTGGAACTGGATAACGGCGACACCTGGTCACCGCGCAATGCCAGTCGCGAGTTTTATGGGCAGGTGACCGCTCAGGAATCCCTGGTGCGCTCCTACAATGTGGCCACCACCCGCCTGGGCATGGACCTGGGCGTGGGGCGGGTGGTGGAGCAGATGCGGCGTCTGGGCATCAGGCAGGATCTGCCCGCCTATCCTTCGCTGTTGCTGGGCGCCGTGGACATGAGTCCACTGGAGGTCACCGGCCTGTATCAAGGCCTGGCCTCCGGGGGATATTACGTGCCCCTGCGTGCCATCCGCGAGGTCATGGACCGTGAAGGGCAGTTGCTGCAGCGTTACTCCCTGTCGCTGCGCCAGGCGGCGGACGAGAAGGCCGTCTATCTGGTGACGGCGGCCCTGCACGAGGTGACCCGCAGCGGCACCGGCCGCAGGCTGCAATCCAGTCTGCCCGAGGATCTGGCCGTGGCCGGCAAGACCGGTACCACCGGGGAGATGCGGGATGCCTGGTTCGCCGGCTACAGCGGCGATGCCCTGGTCGTGGTCTGGGTGGGCCGGGATGACAATCAGCCCATGGGGCTGACGGGTTCCAGCGGGGCGCTGCCGGTGTGGAGCGATGTGATGCAGGCCGTCTCCCGCCGCGGCCTGGTGCCCTCGGTCCCCGAGGGTGTGGCCTGGCGTCTGATTGACGCCAAAACTGGCCTGCTGGCCGAGGAAGACTGCGAAACCGCCCAGTGGATGCCCTTCATCGACGGCTCCGCGCCCACGCAACGCTCGGAGTGCGGGGTGCAAACGCCACCGCAGGAGGAATCCCAACCCCGGTGGTTGTTTGGAGGGGGGCAGTGA